ATTTGCAATTAGAAATTTATCAAGTTTTTATTGACATATCGACATGTCGCTAAccattaatatgtgagcaaatttttttttaaacattgcGTAGAAAATCTTGTaggtttataaaaaaaaaaaaaaagaggtgAAAGTTGACAAAAGTTGAGTTTCCATTGGTTTATTTgacaattcatttttcgaagatttttttgaacaCTGATCTCCATGTCCcacaaatctgaaaaaaatgtggtaTGCACTTTGCAGTACATTAAAGCTTGAGGATTAAAATTAAGGTAGCGTTTTGCCTGGTTCTCGAGTAATAGATTCTCAAAGGCCTCAGTGCATGTCAACTCTGTGTCTCAACAAAACTATCACACGTCCGCCAAagactttacttttttttttgcagctcTGTATGATGAAGAAAGTGAGCCAGAAGGTAAATGCTTTGATTTATGCGTCAATGCTACTGATGTATCATTCTTACTACTTAACATGATATTTAACAGTGGATTCAATGGAAAGTCACGGCTCCGTGGTTGCACACTTGTTGTCGCAAGTAAAGATTGGTATGGATTTAACCAAAGTTGCTCTGCCCACATTTATTTTAGAGCGCCGGTCGCTCTTAGAAATGTATGCAGACTATTTTGCACATCCAGATTTCTTTGTTAGGTACGTATTTTgcttatgaataatttctgtttatgataattttcatttttatacaaaactTGGAGTCCACAAATAACGCTGAAAGACAAGGCTTGTAGCAAAttactttgttttttgcaCAGAATTACTACTATGCTATTTCTGTACATGACTTAAATtattaaaagaatttttttgagcaaGAAGTTCAAGGAAAAATCAAACGTACtctcattaatttttcatgacGAATACAAAACAATAGAATAATTAATCTTTCTAAACAATTGTGCTTTTCTtaaggtgaagaaaaaaacctgCAGTTTGAAGAATGTCACATgtattcgtgaaaaattcgatCCCGACATGCAAAGGTGTCATATTTGCAcaactttacttttttatctATCGGTTTCGAATTTCTATTGATTATAATGTAGAAACAATCAGATtctgaagtataaaaaataggGTGACTACTCGTCTGGAAGAGCtacaaaattttgaagtgTCAGGGAATTTCAGTAAATACTTGCAGTTATTCCAAGAAATTCCTCGAAATATGATGTTCAATTCGAtctctaaatttttcaactgttactaatattttaaaatagCTGATAATTTGTTCCGCTATGCTCACTCGATTATTTTGTTAATTCTTATTTCACTTGTTGTACTCTCTCGATTATCCTTCATCCTAAATTCCTAAATTTGATAATGATGATATTAATAACGATGTGAGTATGTATGGATAAGGTCTACATTTCCCATTTACTGGTATTTACAACcttcagttttttatttttgatcaaCCTAATTCCAATACTTTCTAAAATGCAGAGGAAGTGTTGCAAATGGAATATGTCAAAGCAAGAAGTCTGAGATTTCGATCAGGAAAAGTTAGAGGACTTTCAAATCCAATTTGAGTGGCCACcctgaaaaacttgaaaacgCCAGGGATTTTCAGGTCCAATTTTCAGTTGGGACCTCACACTGGgaattgtttaaattttgtcGCGGAAAAAAAGCTAGATCAGACATGattataaatacaattatCATGCCATTGTTTCTAGATCTACAAAAACTTTGTAATTAGGAAAAATTAATAGTTTCCTGTActcgaaataaatttaatctaAACATGCCCAGTTACTTTGAGATCTACTTGGCAATTCTCACCTCATTAcctagttttcttttttttgttgcttcaCAAGTAACAAAGTTGTGCAACTCATTTGTATTAAATCATGAGTTTTAAGTCAATTCTTCAAGTAGAAAGAATCACTTCTTCTTAGTATCAATCCTGCAGATGAATGGCCAATAGATCTTGTCAATGGAATTCATGCGTTTTAGCATAGCAGACATGCCCACTCCAAGAGAGAGAATGGTGCAAACGGTACGATGGTATCTCTGCAGCTTCCATGCAGGACGTAAATCAGGAGTTGCTAAAAAACCGTACAACCCGATCCTTGGTGAAGTGTTTCGATGTCATTGGGACCTTCCAAAGGATACTGAATCAGACACACTTTCAAAGGCCAGTACTAATACTGTAAATGATGGGCCGGTACCTTGGTGCCGAGAAAATCAACTAACCTTCGTTTCTGAACAAGTTTCTCATCATCCTCCGggtaaaatttgtttaacGAAACTGTCGAACATCTGTACAGTTTTTATATCTAAAATAACTTGCTCTAATTGAATTTCAGTCAGTGCTTTTTATGCTGAACATTACGCCAAGAAAATTAGCTTCAGTGCCCATGTTTGGACCAAGAGTAAATTTTTGGGCCTTAGCATCGGTGTGCACAACGTTGGTAAAGGATGGGTCAGCGTTCTAGAACACGGCGAAGAGTATGTTCTTACTTTCCCTAATGGATACGGAAGATCTATTCTTACTGTTCCATGGATTGAATTGGGAGGTGCAGTTACAATAACCTGTGCCCAAACTGGATATCATGCCACCATTGATTTCCTTACCAAACCCTTTTATGGCGGAAAACGCAATCGCGTTACTTGCCAGGTCTTTCAGCCAGCCGACAAAAAACCTTTCCTCGTTATCAATGGCGAGTGGAGTGGGACTATGGAGTTGAAATGGTCTGACGGGGTAAGCGCTCAGCTGTTATGCAGAGAACATTAATAGAGCAAAATCTCATTACTTTTGTTGCCCGTTTCTAAAAACGTTTTTCCTCCttgtggaataaaaaaaaaaaaaaaaaaaaaaaaaaaaacagaaaacagaGCTCTTTGCGGACGTGAGAGAACTGaaggctgaaaaaaaaagagtgatACCTGTTAGCGAACAAGAAGAATGCGAATCGAGAAAAGTATGGCGTGAGGTAACTGCAGGACTCAGATTAAATGATATGGATCGAGCTACTGCTGCTAAGTGTTCGATCGAACAACGACAAAGAGACGAAGCTCGCCTGCGAAAGGAAAGTAATGTTCCCTGGCAGACTAAGGTAAATTCTTTCACGTGATTCATATTCATGCCATGGTCAATTCACAcaggaaaaaaagttgataacTATGTTGATATTTCCATATGTTTCTTACATATCCTTGTAgattatacagggtgtccctaaattgcctcccacggactagccagcatgataccttgttaaaatccaaccgagaatttcttttccggaagctcgtccgacgcatagtttttgaattataagcgatagcgctaggccaatcagagtgcaccatttcatctagatttgccgccacggaaattgctgttttgttcgtctgggtgaattattattattcggttacaaagtaaatatcggcacctcccctcactcgctgttgtaccccttctcgagcgctgacctcggtattgttgccgcggcacacgctgccggccgcacatccatgggcgcacacttgtgtgtgtaaacagaagcgcatcctcaagaataagggatacagcagcgagagaggggaggtgccgatatttaattcgtatgcgaataataataattcacccagacgaaaaaaacagcaatttccgtggcggcaaatctagatgaaatggtgcactctgattggcctagcgccatcgcttataattcaaaaactatgcgtcggacaagcttccggaaaagaaattctcggttggattttaacgaggtattatgctggctagtccgtgggaggcaatttagggacaccctgtataaaaCTAAAAGTGATAACATGTGAGTGCATAagaattcgtttcaattttattttcctcgaaACAGTCTTTgcagtaaaaatgaaaatacaagaCCTATTGCATTACAAGTTAACTGAAAACAACATTTTTACaagtctgaaaataattcagaaacTACTGTCAAGTAATACTTAGAGCAATATCTGAAAGGGTACGAAAAATGGTGATTTAATTGATGGTGAATAAATGTCCCTATAGTGTGATACATATGAGTCAGTCCACGTCAAACCGAACACCTTTTTTCGATTGATCTTGTCGattgttgtgaatttttttttaacggatTACAtgggtgaaataaattcatcgaacaattttttattttattttttttacctttattatttgaaaagttaTTCCAGGTTGAAAATTGCCCAAAATGCGAAAAACTGCCACACACGCTCTCCTTCAAATCTTCGTATCTCAGGTTCTATTTGTCTGATCGACTCGTTCATGGGCTCATTTGAAAGAGCTGGAATTTGGCTTCCATTTCATGCTactacaaattttataatagcAACAATTGAagattattataaacaattaattttcaaacacgatTTTTATCATCGAAACCGCGCtgtaaaattccaaaaaaaaaaaatataggcATATTCCTTGATCAATTTACTATCAGATAGGTGAGTTTCAAATTGGAGAATTAACGGagagtattttttaaatattaataatcgaGCGGAGGCGCGCGCGCGCGCCGACAATCGAGTTATTTGGCAAGCGGCGTGGATCAATCTTATACCAAGCACAcataaaatggaaataatGTTTATTGAAATCCAACAGATTGGTTTGAATTGTTTATTAAACTCTTTGTATTATATAACTACACGATACGAATTCTTAATACTATATCAAACTTACATCTAAACTACTATTTATtctaaatttatataaatgttGTAACTAtatgattatatttatattatacagtatCATTATGGTTATTCTTCGTCTCGATATGATATGATAGGTCATAACTGGATTGGAAGAAAATGGTCGTTTTTATAATAGTTAAAATATGTGATATCTACTAACGATCTTCTTTATAAACAATAGTCTTTACGAACTTTTTTGCTTTCGAATATCTTTTTCCAATTAATTCTGATTTTGAAATAACCTGTATATTACATTGTGTATGCGGCtgtatattacatgtattatatacagtCTATTTCAAAATCGGGATTAATTACAAAAAGATATTCGAAAGCAAAAAAGTTCATAAAGGCTACTGTTTATAAAGAACATCGTTagtagttaaaaaaaattcacagcaaTTGAAaagatcgatgaaaatttttggtaaatttcgTTTGGTTTGACGTGGATtgacttatacatatactatacatataaatgataaattccATAAGTGAtggaaagaggaaaaattatGGCTTTATTTCACTTAACCCTTAGTTGACACACTTCTCTGGAATTACATAGATTTCATATGGGATTGTACCCCAGTGTGTCAAGTAAGGATTAAGGAAGTTTTAACGGCATTACGTAGCTAGACAAAATTCGGTTGAGCTGCGTGTCTGACTAGCATATTAAGCGTATTAAGTTTTTCAGAGTTTGGCAATGTCGCGTCCTGTTATTGTGAAAGCTTCGCATACTCATTCTATATACTTCCAAGATCTGTCGTGCATGGTGTCCACTTTTTTAATGTATAAGCAAAAAGTAACTCTAATACAGTAATTTCGTCTTTTACGCATGTCATGCGCTGTTGCCATGTCACAACATGTCATGGCCTGCACAGCtggatacattttttcaaataattttatccaaTGTCATGGAAGTGGTCAATAATTCTGAAATACctttatgaattattattggACTTGCTTCGACTGCCTAAAAAAATGTCAGCGCAATTTCAATGTCACTTCATTACTAATTTAATTGATAACTTCAATTCTCGTCCATTCCTCCATAAGCATAGGTGTAAAATGAGCGAAGACATATTTGCTAATATCTTATAAACAATCCCGTgaatcgatacaaaattttaatctgGTGATTGAATTATATAAATCTATTGAATTGCCAAATTTTAGCAAAAACTGAACCTTAATTCTCGTATGGTTTGAACTCCCTTAAAATATAGTCCCATCTTTCTCAAAGCATATCAGAAAACCATTCTTGAGAACAATTTATCCTCAAGTTCGAAATGAAGGGGGTAAAGAGACAAAATGCAGGTCATTGGAGACTATGCCTAAGTCTCAATCTGTtaataagaattctcgactcAGATTTACTCAGGTGTTTATTACTTTGTGGAACAGCTTTTTAAGGAAACTAAGGATGGAGGTTGGGCATATGTATCACCACTTTCGGACAGACTGCCCGTCACTACAAAGGAAACCAACGATGCGTAAGGGACCCGAAGATGCTTCACGAAATTTAGAAAACAATATTAATTatagattttcaatttgacgATGATGTCGTAAGATGTGATGCCTAAGGTCTCAAATGACCGTTGTAGTATGTGTAAATTGAAGGGATAGAATTAAAATGCCTTGCTATATAGTTTATcgaatgaaagaagaaaacagaCATGATTGAAATGATTagatatattttgaaaagcacAATAATTAACAAGGTAAATTAGGTGCTGGTATTTGAAATGCAGTTTAAGACATGGATTACTTGAGGGCTAATTCAGACTTATTGTTAGCAGCTGAAGAAGACGGAGTAGATGGAATATAATGCAAATATGTATACTGATCACGCCTAAAGTGTCATGATTGTCTTTTAAACAATGCCATGCTAAGTATTTTGTAGTTTCCAAACCAAAAGTTATTTAGTGATCTCAAAGCAACGTGTTAATGTTATGTGTAGATTGAAAAGGTCATTCCGGTTCGGAAATTTCGATTTATTAATTGTAATAGTGAGagaactaatttttttttattataccctCGATTGCCGAAAGAATGAGGTTTTACGTTTCATAATTGGTCAAACGAAACTTTCAGCGACTGAATAAGCTTCTTCCGGCCAAACAGCCTGCCTGGGTTTGGATACTATGTATAGTTTTTTCAATAAGATGGCCAATCGCTTCAAttacataatttttgaaagtagGAATTGTATTCTACGATCGCTAAGAAGTAAGATGtcatataatgaaaatatttgaaggaAGGTATGCACCAACTCTGAACAAGGCTTTGGTACACATTTTTAATGGTGACTTTGGCTTAGAAAAAGTGCAGACCGAGTACAAATTCCGTGAATGTCAATTGGTGTGAGAAACGAGAAAACCAGAGAAATCATACCGAGTGCGCACTTTATTGCAAGTGGAATTCGCTATAGGgtacaaaattattaatcaaGATTCTGCTGattctcaaataattttcCTGTGTTCATTGCACGTGTAACAGGACGTAAgacgttatttattttaaggTGTACTTCAGAAACGTGTACCAATGCCTTGTGAGTCACTGTTAATATTTGTGTGTACGTTTGAAACGTGAATCAgagatatttttgattttgtgtCGAGTAATCAGGCGTTTTTGTGTTTATTATGCAATAATTCATGTCTAATTGAATTAGGGCGAAAGAAATATAGCTATACAAGAGTAAAAAGAGTAATTTACCACTGTAATATTTGTTCTATTCAATTATTGTAGAGCTTATAATACCATTATTGAAATTCAACACATTAATTGTACTGCAGAAGATCATTAAGTTTGCTATCATAAACATAACATAGACTTCATTTGAGCCCTACGCGGTGCTTTCTTCGGTTATAACAGTTAGCAGCTTTATGCAACATTGAACTGTTGTATAACAGTTAAACTACGTACGTTTTAACTTAAGGCATGTGTAATTAATTTAGTACAATATTATtgtaatgtacatatacatataagtataTCCGTACGTATGTATCATACGAATATTCATAGATTATTTTATAATCTGCGTTGACATTTTTTGTTACCCAGAATCTGGtttctttccctttttccTGAGCTGATGGTATTCGTCGAGAGCCGGTGAACTTAATCTTTCAAATCTGTATCTCCTGCAGTTCTCAACCAAGAAATGccaatttattttgaatattttatcgcaaaattaattagaaacatatttttcgtTGGGCTCATAGCGGCCTCCTTGATGAGACAAAGTGACTTCAAATATTCGAAAAGTGACCATTCACTGACTAGTGTGATTAGAAACTAATgcatttcgaaaaatttatagatataATTTCGGAGTACATGGTTTACACCTATTATACTGGGTGCTTGTCCAGTGGGATAAAATCGTTATGGCCGAGTGTGAAAAACTTGCGGGTACCCGTGTAAGTACAGAAAATTCTTTGCCACACCCCTAAAGTTGTGATTTTCAGCTCTGAAAAAAGCCTTGAGGTCTTATCGATTAATCCAAAATTCATGCTTTTCTTGTACTTATACACGTATGCACGATCATTATGTTCACATTATGATATTTTGCATCAAATTGGGTTATTCTGAAATGAATCGGAATTTACGTTATTCTCGTTCATCGTATATTATTAAGAAgcctacaaaaaaaaaacgcagtTTTAAGTCCAGGCTTCCAACCGTCATAGGTACAGTTGAttaatctctttttttttgaaatttctttgtgcacgtttttctaatttttacttatttctGCTTGGTTCAATATAATACTTTTGTTTTACAAATAAGATTCAGAATCGCAGTGGTTAAGCCCTTTCTTACATTTGCGatacatataattaataatttttgtaatttggagattaaattttttaacggaAAAATTGCTTAACAGTTATTTCTCACAACTTGTATCAGAAGCATTTTTTTGCTAACACCGATGCTAgcgtttaaaatttcaattaattgacgTTTCATGAAATAGTTACAAAATTCCGCATTTTGCTGTACGTTATAAACACTTTCCTTCCTCTGTGGAAATTCCTATCtttaataatgaattttacaaaaatcttgaatattatataaataaactgttattgaaaataaaaatatgaagtgCCCATTTATTTTCAGTGAGATTGAACTTTGTGTTTTCGGCAGTTTCCCTTGTCCCTAGTGTAAATGCGGGTGTTTCTACTACCACTGCCAACCCCCTGCTCTATTCTATTATTACTCTCATGTATTGcaaacatatttttgattaataaagggttattattattatcatctttaagaaaaattatcaactttAGCTATTACAATCGACATGTCGGAAACGTGTTTtttgaagtgaaaacttcTTTAACACGGGAGTGATTTGAAACTcaatgaaacgaaacgaaacgactATCGATGTAACTAAATGTAACAAAACTTCTTCGGCACGGTAGTCATTTGAAACTTGatgaaacgaaataataaataaacccTATTATTATTCCACTCCTGATACTGCATTATCCTCATTCTCTCGCAGTTTGGTTTCTGAAAGTTTCAATTCTACCATGTGTGAACTGCAtagatgtttattttttttttgctgaacTATCCGAAAAATCTTAGAAACATCAGAACCCTGCACTTTAAATATTACTTTAACTAatgcaatttaaaattttgaaaaatctcgaaaGACTTAGCTTCCAGGAGTTTTGAGGTGTAAATACATGATTTTATGAACTGGTGAAGAAAGATCAAAAACTATAGTCcaaatttacaaagaaattgaaactgaTATTTAATTCAGTTACCCGTAATAGTCGATCGCATTGCTCTACTCGCTGTAATCAGTTTTGgagttttcgaattttagcGAGGAGCTTGactgaatatatatattttcaccaaCGTTCTCCAAGATTATGTGGATGTATGTCACCTCTCACAAGTATACTTTTATTCCACATTACAATAAGCC
This region of Neodiprion fabricii isolate iyNeoFabr1 chromosome 7, iyNeoFabr1.1, whole genome shotgun sequence genomic DNA includes:
- the LOC124186312 gene encoding oxysterol-binding protein-related protein 9 isoform X2, whose product is MSTMEGSLSKWTNVVNGWQYRWFVLDDNAGLLSYYTSKEKMMRGARRGCVRLRGAVIGIDDEDDSTFTITTSSSKDDSKTFHFQTRDGDERERWVRALEDTILRHSYARWDPLKPPPKQDFDRKVAEADAYLQLLIDQIKLIEGKIHNSAEGVDEKQEVYAAVLTQANAMLNSVKHTIVQLQIAKNTAIPVNGIYRGPAEPVHILPTLTHVPAGNPEATVQAGIELGSECVEPRVPILPNAMNLLVPEFSYSSSDEDDDYFDATEDIISSPSSAHNHLPLRRVNDRLQQTQESSSGDNRKQPPPPPTKGDGSLDYDALYDEESEPEVDSMESHGSVVAHLLSQVKIGMDLTKVALPTFILERRSLLEMYADYFAHPDFFVSIADMPTPRERMVQTVRWYLCSFHAGRKSGVAKKPYNPILGEVFRCHWDLPKDTESDTLSKASTNTVNDGPVPWCRENQLTFVSEQVSHHPPVSAFYAEHYAKKISFSAHVWTKSKFLGLSIGVHNVGKGWVSVLEHGEEYVLTFPNGYGRSILTVPWIELGGAVTITCAQTGYHATIDFLTKPFYGGKRNRVTCQVFQPADKKPFLVINGEWSGTMELKWSDGKTELFADVRELKAEKKRVIPVSEQEECESRKVWREVTAGLRLNDMDRATAAKCSIEQRQRDEARLRKESNVPWQTKLFKETKDGGWAYVSPLSDRLPVTTKETNDA
- the LOC124186312 gene encoding oxysterol-binding protein-related protein 9 isoform X1, whose translation is MSTMEGSLSKWTNVVNGWQYRWFVLDDNAGLLSYYTSKEKMMRGARRGCVRLRGAVIGIDDEDDSTFTITTSSSKDDSKTFHFQTRDGDERERWVRALEDTILRHSYARWDPLKPPPKQDFDRKVAEADAYLQLLIDQIKLIEGKIHNSAEGVDEKQEVYAAVLTQANAMLNSVKHTIVQLQIAKNTAIPVNGIYRGPAEPVHILPTLTHVPAGNPEATVQAGIELGSECVEPRVPILPNAMNLLVPEFSYSSSDEDDDYFDATEDIISSPSSAHNHLPLRRVNDRLQQTQESSSGDNRKQPPPPPTKGDGSLDYDGELKVDGSLCHLKGVALYDEESEPEVDSMESHGSVVAHLLSQVKIGMDLTKVALPTFILERRSLLEMYADYFAHPDFFVSIADMPTPRERMVQTVRWYLCSFHAGRKSGVAKKPYNPILGEVFRCHWDLPKDTESDTLSKASTNTVNDGPVPWCRENQLTFVSEQVSHHPPVSAFYAEHYAKKISFSAHVWTKSKFLGLSIGVHNVGKGWVSVLEHGEEYVLTFPNGYGRSILTVPWIELGGAVTITCAQTGYHATIDFLTKPFYGGKRNRVTCQVFQPADKKPFLVINGEWSGTMELKWSDGKTELFADVRELKAEKKRVIPVSEQEECESRKVWREVTAGLRLNDMDRATAAKCSIEQRQRDEARLRKESNVPWQTKLFKETKDGGWAYVSPLSDRLPVTTKETNDA
- the LOC124186312 gene encoding oxysterol-binding protein-related protein 9 isoform X3 codes for the protein MMRGARRGCVRLRGAVIGIDDEDDSTFTITTSSSKDDSKTFHFQTRDGDERERWVRALEDTILRHSYARWDPLKPPPKQDFDRKVAEADAYLQLLIDQIKLIEGKIHNSAEGVDEKQEVYAAVLTQANAMLNSVKHTIVQLQIAKNTAIPVNGIYRGPAEPVHILPTLTHVPAGNPEATVQAGIELGSECVEPRVPILPNAMNLLVPEFSYSSSDEDDDYFDATEDIISSPSSAHNHLPLRRVNDRLQQTQESSSGDNRKQPPPPPTKGDGSLDYDGELKVDGSLCHLKGVALYDEESEPEVDSMESHGSVVAHLLSQVKIGMDLTKVALPTFILERRSLLEMYADYFAHPDFFVSIADMPTPRERMVQTVRWYLCSFHAGRKSGVAKKPYNPILGEVFRCHWDLPKDTESDTLSKASTNTVNDGPVPWCRENQLTFVSEQVSHHPPVSAFYAEHYAKKISFSAHVWTKSKFLGLSIGVHNVGKGWVSVLEHGEEYVLTFPNGYGRSILTVPWIELGGAVTITCAQTGYHATIDFLTKPFYGGKRNRVTCQVFQPADKKPFLVINGEWSGTMELKWSDGKTELFADVRELKAEKKRVIPVSEQEECESRKVWREVTAGLRLNDMDRATAAKCSIEQRQRDEARLRKESNVPWQTKLFKETKDGGWAYVSPLSDRLPVTTKETNDA